In a single window of the Papaver somniferum cultivar HN1 chromosome 8, ASM357369v1, whole genome shotgun sequence genome:
- the LOC113304726 gene encoding berberine bridge enzyme-like 13, producing the protein MKMGTFSNSYLLVVSLLIFSISFGVSSKTLDIHEKFLQCLSQNSHTYIPTYIKTSPNYTSILESNVFNQRPLSSSTNVKPFLIITPLQESHVQASVICSKKHVTQLKVRSGGHDYEGISYVSDVPFVILEMINLRAINVDAKARTAWVQAGATVGELYYRIAEKSRTLGFPAAVCTTVGVGGQFSGGGYGSMLRKYGLADDNIIDIRIVDARGKILNKKTMGKDLFWAIRGGGGGSFGVVLSWKIKLVPIPPTVTIFTVTKTLEEGATGLVHKWQEVAPKFPNELFMRVILTLTNSTTQKGKTTIQASFNSMYLGDTTKLLLVMKERFPELGLKSKDCTETSWVRSTLYFGNFPAESPLNNLLNRNKAANTFKAKSDYVRHPISKTGLEGLWKRVLGKENPVIIFTPYGGRMNEISESATPFPHRNGTLYMIMYVVIWNEQGGVEGSKHITWMRNLYKYMAPYVSKSPRQAYVNYRDLDIGQSKNGTAGYQLGKTWGEKYFMGNYKRLVHVKSRFDPENFFRHEQSIPSVAF; encoded by the coding sequence ATGAAGATGGGTACTTTCTCAAATTCATACTTACTTGTAGTTTCATTACTCATTTTCTCAATCTCATTTGGAGTTTCATCAAAAACCTTAGACATTCACGAGAAATTTCTCCAATGTctttctcaaaactctcacacTTACATTCCAACATACATAAAAACCAGTCCTAACTACACATCCATCTTGGAATCCAATGTGTTTAACCAAAGACCTTTATCATCATCCACCAATGTCAAACCCTTTCTTATAATCACACCCTTGCAAGAATCCCATGTCCAAGCATCTGTAATTTGTTCGAAGAAACATGTGACTCAACTTAAAGTTAGAAGTGGAGGTCATGATTATGAAGGTATCTCTTACGTATCTGATGTTCCATTTGTGATTCTTGAAATGATAAACCTCCGAGCCATCAATGTAGATGCAAAAGCTAGAACCGCATGGGTTCAAGCAGGTGCTACGGTAGGCGAACTTTATTACAGGATTGCGGAGAAAAGTCGAACTCTTGGTTTTCCTGCGGCTGTTTGTACAACGGTTGGTGTGGGTGGTCAATTCAGTGGAGGTGGGTATGGTTCCATGCTAAGAAAATATGGCCTTGCAGATGATAATATCATTGATATTAGAATAGTCGATGCTCGTGGAAAAATTCTCAACAAAAAAACCATGGGCAAGGACTTGTTTTGGGCTATTCGAGGAGGTGGAGGAGGAAGCTTTGGAGTCGTTCTTTCATGGAAGATCAAATTGGTTCCTATTCCACCTACTGTGACTATCTTTACCGTCACCAAAACCTTAGAAGAAGGTGCAACTGGGCTTGTCCATAAGTGGCAAGAAGTTGCACCAAAATTTCCCAACGAACTCTTCATGAGAGTAATCCTTACTTTAACTAATTCTACCACTCAAAAAGGAAAGACAACAATCCAAGCATCATTCAACTCCATGTACCTTGGGGATACTACAAAACTCCTACTTGTGATGAAAGAGAGGTTTCCTGAGTTGGGGTTGAAGAGTAAAGATTGTACCGAGACGAGTTGGGTTCGGTCAACTCTCTATTTCGGCAATTTTCCGGCGGAAAGTCCTCTCAATAACTTACTGAATAGGAATAAAGCAGCAAACACATTCAAGGCAAAGTCCGATTACGTAAGACACCCCATTTCCAAAACGGGATTGGAGGGGTTATGGAAAAgagttttaggaaaagagaatccGGTCATAATATTCACTCCTTATGGTGGAAGaatgaatgagatttcagaatCAGCAACTCCATTTCCACATAGAAATGGAACTCTATATATGATCATGTACGTGGTAATTTGGAATGAACAAGGAGGGGTGGAAGGATCTAAGCACATTACTTGGATGAGGAATTTATACAAGTATATGGCTCCGTATGTTTCAAAATCTCCAAGACAAGCTTATGTCAATTATAGAGATCTTGATATAGGTCAAAGCAAGAATGGTACTGCAGGTTATCAATTAGGTAAAACTTGGGGTGAAAAGTACTTCATGGGGAATTATAAAAGATTGGTACATGTGAAAAGTAGGTTCGATCCTGAAAATTTCTTTAGACATGAACAGAGTATTCCTTCTGTTGCCTTTTGA